One Edaphobacter flagellatus genomic region harbors:
- a CDS encoding acyloxyacyl hydrolase, producing the protein MKNPCRLVSLFFALGSFALHAQEPHTYSMRQSLSVFAEYSNTSSHVILGVTQNRRLTALGLAYSRRLLHTQYADWYYAPELLPFALIQDPVANLTVNSSAGTFSESTPSVSACRPAVIVVQPNPGSGFSGYTVTRTCSTRSTYAGGLSPLGQRINFIPHSRIQPFVIGNAGFLVAPRDIPVNDSSRFNFTFEFGAGIEFFHDHHHSWSAEYRIHHLSNDYTGNNNPGIDNQIVKVTYSFGR; encoded by the coding sequence ATGAAAAATCCTTGTCGTCTGGTAAGCCTCTTCTTTGCTCTTGGGTCATTCGCTCTGCATGCGCAGGAGCCGCACACCTATTCCATGCGGCAGTCTCTCTCCGTCTTCGCCGAGTACTCCAATACGTCAAGCCACGTCATTCTTGGAGTCACACAAAACAGGCGTCTCACCGCTCTCGGGTTGGCCTACTCCCGCCGCCTGCTCCATACCCAATACGCCGACTGGTACTATGCGCCTGAGCTGCTGCCCTTCGCTCTCATCCAGGATCCCGTCGCCAATCTGACCGTCAATTCTTCAGCAGGCACATTCTCTGAGAGCACGCCATCCGTCTCCGCCTGCAGACCGGCGGTCATTGTCGTTCAGCCCAATCCTGGCTCCGGCTTCTCCGGCTACACGGTCACACGCACCTGCAGTACCCGCTCGACCTATGCCGGAGGCCTCAGCCCACTGGGCCAGCGCATCAACTTCATCCCGCACAGCCGCATCCAGCCTTTTGTCATCGGCAACGCTGGCTTTCTCGTCGCTCCTCGCGACATCCCTGTCAACGACTCCTCGCGCTTCAACTTCACCTTCGAGTTTGGAGCAGGCATAGAGTTCTTCCACGACCATCACCACTCCTGGTCAGCGGAGTACCGCATCCACCATCTCTCCAATGACTACACGGGCAATAACAATCCAGGTATCGACAATCAGATCGTTAAAGTGACCTACTCCTTCGGCCGATAA